From a single Erpetoichthys calabaricus chromosome 1, fErpCal1.3, whole genome shotgun sequence genomic region:
- the prx gene encoding neuroblast differentiation-associated protein AHNAK isoform X18 produces MAMPMEITVVQETLKKSELMEVVVETEAEAGARGFSVSGGGAQGIFVKEVLKDSPAAKALSLREGDQLLSARVYFDNVKYEDALKILQCAEPYKVSFLLKRNVPSADISTSSGSASLEVKGPKAKMPKLSVKSIAPLRKKKKKAKAGSRLSAEVTLPASGKFKREASPAKFELSPVDVEFAFPKFPKLKGVSKTTTEGDISLKSPEIQASVARRKKKKIRLPRMRVKDAAAARAVVDVDLKSPEGKVELGTPETKVKTKEKSTKFGISFPKTKKPKVDAGLSCLEASKGISPPGIKLKPPEVEFDFSLPTGKADSKTAKGEVSKEDVKIKTPKVELDFGLPSGKAEAKISHPDINVKDTMKEGIKFKAPKLDLDISLPKGKVEDTIAMPEAEVKSKDGFKFKPPKLDLDLSLPAGSVDSTEGDLDKDGRLRMPQVKIPKIGVSLPSAEFEGDTSKDRYKRDSYGKEDKHKAGLKMPSIDIDAPSLNIEIGLPTSKADSEGDVKFHPSEGSTGAGLKAPDVEIKMPKMTLPKFSGAEGEIKAPKTDVHRGKMEIEGPDFKLKGPKIKMPSFGVTLPTKTRDKSQAEHEHMIHEDGETGKIKLPTVKMPSIDISVPVPDVDLHLPKGKTSGPEAGIDKKIHHSQEELDIKMKMPKISIPKFSMFGKLETPSADVNVSPPKVDVKSPKADLTLRDIEVEGPSAKGANITMPKIDISLPKIKSPDMDLNMPELDIEGPSIKGPKISMPTVDISLPKMKHPEGHLDFEGPSVKGPNISMPTVDISLPKMKHPEGHLDIEGPSVKGPKISMPTVDISVPKMKHPEADLDIEGPSVKGPKIAMPTVDISLPKMKHPEAHLDIEGPSVKGPKIAMPTVDISVPKMKHPEVDLNIEGPSVKGPKISMPKFDISLPKMKHPEADLDIEGPSVKGPKIAMPTVDISLPKMKHPEAGLDIDDLSVKGPKISMPKFDISLPKMKHPETDLDIEGPSVKGPKIAMPTVDISLPKMKHPEADLDIEGPSVKGPKIAMPTVDISLPKMKHPEADLDIEGPSVKGPKISMPKFDISLPKMKHPEADLNIEGPSVKGPKISMPKFDISLPKMKHPEADLNIEGPSVKGPKIAMPTVDISLPKMKHPEADLNIEGPSLKGPKISMPTVDISLPKMQHPEADLDIKGPSLKGPKISMPTVNISLPKMKHPEVDLDIQDPSLKGPKITMPEVDISLPKMKHPEVDLNAEGPSVKGPKIVMPTVDISLPTIKPSDTELDIEGPSLKGPKIGIPKVDISLPKRKSAEIGVSVPEGDTNLSMPSMKIPTIDINMPKIDLDLSISKTMEGASMELPESTTGRNFEGPDIHLKMPKISLPTFGVKDNAEAECKGDVKLPKAKVDKKASEFEGSKPKLPTIKVPGLDISVPEVPDVDINIKAPKSKSDYTVEGDISGKQHDFNIKGPNVKIEMPKLPKFKKDKSNVEVQPPHVDIESGDAKMKGLKIKMPKFGLSFPKGKLKEGEVDVSGQMKASGKMPEGKIKFPKEKHSMEMPDVNTDTTDGKIKLPSVALPSVDISAPKMDIDFSLPKGKRGDKEQVGLLKGEDERLSSGASFDVPDVSLKIPKFTLPKFAGKVKTDNVELDSKHLKADIQPSPAKVDIEGKFPSVEFDVDGKPKEKDMKIKMPKMKIPTFGITKKDEDVTVITPDVDTKIKKGKVQMKSPTIELEGPEGKVKSPKIKFPKFKISSPKTKLPDAEVKIGTEKGVKEGVQTPDVTIDMPKISMPKFGTKDGKMNVDVSVPEEGKLKMPSLEISLPTVSHKEGEVLLPKAEVDVSEADIKGYEGDLKIPKMPSLDISAPKFELDISLPKVKDDSALDPKLDIKAKKEGDLDGTDWKLKMPQVDLPKFGHKEKNINLELDIPAGKADAKIAKPEISISKASVDVPDFEMQGAEGRIKMPKIKMPKVDISLPKGDGVTESEDKITRPEFEDPAADGKIKLPSFGKLSAPTVKAPELDFELSLRKPKHETEIEGNWKGRKGAETDLGVTSEKSEYYIKMPKMKMPELSISGPQIKGSDLEIDVGLSKLDTGKEKIKGDLPKIQGSPGVTIKAPKIKAPKVDADVKAPEADIEGTSGKFKMKIPKFGLSTTKDEGEVNVDLQQETKFKVPDVGFSVTKDGDHSTNIDLSLPKDSKVKGPKKEGKLEVDLPSVELDIPEGGIKVPKLKIPKIGVMTSKEMLEGEVAFVSDSEEAEEKAKKHHFKFPNVEISSSKPKGYAEVDVKTSGRDMDLEGQTDGLKLKMPKITVPSVGFSDSKDQHYSTELITPDSDADIKIPKIDIKVPKIDINIPKVEIKAPAVNVKAPEEESLEMDEEHKSKVKLPEFGIALPSVTRLETETSDVKLKVKGPQIKVKNAEAISKSPQSDGDAEGPKMPKVKKAVFAFPRFNGADASLSHSQGEVNLGAGETKTRVPKIKMKPTFGKLRSKTKGAEVNGDAEEIDGEEDEKHKTGKMKIPKVTLAVSAKTSDGAGYHVNGQSDPASTNASQQDKSKFGKMKIPKIEFSSPYSKGAVDEGEAEMNMKLVKEEEASMSNGDSKGLKFKSPKITFSGFKKKTGKEEIEKPVSSSARTEMACLESGDKPISQSPKPKVSIGLFSSKSRGEYTVEQRTNGQEAQEESGKHHLEGRGDKSPKFKLPKFSLSPKSKGVLVITPESSPKASQRSSQQKEGEESSSGFKIQMPRVGFKSRQDEHTSEERIIMDDEDESVIIVSKTSKHTITESVTEKSTTI; encoded by the exons GAGATCAGCTGCTTAGTGCCAGGGTGTACTTTGACAATGTCAAATATGAAGATGCCCTGAAGATTCTTCAGTGTGCTGAGCCATACAAAGTATCGTTCCTGCTGAAGCGCAACGTTCCCAGCGCAGACATCAGCACCTCGTCAGGCTCAGCCAGCCTGGAAGTCAAAGGTCCCAAAGCCAAGATGCCAAAACTG AGTGTTAAAAGCATTGCTCctttgagaaagaaaaagaagaaagccaAGGCCGGTTCAAGGTTAAGTGCAGAAGTAACTCTTCCTGCATCAGGCAAATTCAAGAGGGAGGCCTCACCAGCTAAGTTCGAGCTGAGTCCAGTGGATGTGGAATTTGCCTTCCCAAAATTTCCAAAGCTGAAAGGTGTGAGCAAGACAACCACGGAAGGCGATATTAGCCTCAAAAGTCCAGAGATACAAGCTAGCGTTGCAAGacggaagaaaaagaaaatcagattaCCTAGAATGAGAGTAAAagatgcagcagcagcaagagctgtggtggatgtggatctaaaatcACCAGAAGGGAAGGTAGAACTGGGTACCCCAGAAACTAAAgtcaaaactaaagaaaaatccacaaaattTGGAATTTCTTTTCCAAAAACTAAGAAACCAAAAGTTGATGCAGGACTTTCATGCTTAGAGGCAAGCAAAGGGATAAGTCCACCTGGAATCAAATTAAAGCCTCCAGAAGTAGAGTTTGACTTTAGCCTCCCAACTGGAAAAGCAGATTCTAAGACTGCTAAAGGGGAGGTGAGTAAGGAAGATGTCAAAATCAAGACGCCTAAAGTGGAGCTTGATTTTGGTTTGCCCTCAGGCAAAGCTGAAGCCAAAATATCCCACCCAGATATTAATGTTAAGGACACAATGAAAGAAGGCATTAAATTTAAAGCACCAAAACTTGATCTGGATATCAGTTTACCAAAAGGAAAGGTAGAGGATACAATAGCTATGCCAGAGGCTGAGGTGAAAAGTAAAGATGGTTTTAAATTTAAGCCGCCTAAATTGGATCTTGATCTTAGTCTGCCTGCAGGGAGTGTTGACTCAACTGAAGGAGACCTAGATAAGGATGGAAGGCTCAGAATGCCTCAAGTGAAGATTCCAAAAATAGGGGTTTCCTTACCATCTGCTGAATTTGAGGGTGACACTTCCAAAGACAGATACAAAAGAGATTCTTACGGCAAGGAAGACAAGCATAAAGCTGGACTAAAGATGCCGTCTATTGACATTGATGCGCCATCATTAAACATTGAAATTGGCTTGCCAACATCTAAAGCAGACAGTGAAGGAGATGTGAAATTTCATCCATCTGAGGGTAGTACAGGAGCTGGTTTGAAGGCTCCTGATGTTGAAATAAAAATGCCAAAGATGACACTTCCAAAATTTAGTGGAGCTGAGGGAGAAATTAAAGCTCCAAAGACAGACGTGCATCGTGGTAAAATGGAAATAGAAGGTCCAGATTTTAAACTAAAGGGGCCCAAAATAAAGATGCCATCATTTGGTGTTACCTTACCTACAAAGACAAGAGATAAATCTCAGGCAGAACATGAGCACATGATTCATGAAGATGGTGAAACAGGAAAAATTAAGTTACCAACTGTCAAAATGCCTTCCATTGATATCTCGGTGCCAGTTCCAGATGTGGACTTGCATCTTCCTAAAGGAAAGACAAGTGGACCAGAAGCTGGCATAGATAAAAAAATTCATCACAGCCAGGAAGAGTtggatataaaaatgaaaatgccaaAAATATCCATTCCAAAGTTCTCCATGTTTGGCAAGTTAGAAACACCATCAGCTGATGTAAATGTTTCCCCTCCTAAAGTAGATGTTAAATCTCCAAAAGCGGATCTGACTCTCAGAGACATTGAAGTTGAGGGGCCTTCTGCTAAAGGAGCTAATATAACAATGCCAAAAATTGATATTTCTCTACCCAAAATAAAGTCACCGGATATGGATCTGAACATGCCTGAACTAGATATAGAGGGTCCTTCCATAAAGGGGCCTAAGATATCCATGCCAACAGTTGACATTTCTCTTCCCAAAATGAAACATCCAGAAGGACACTTGGATTTTGAAGGTCCTTCGGTAAAGGGGCCTAATATATCAATGCCAACAGTTGACATTTCTCTTCCCAAAATGAAACATCCAGAAGGACACTTGGATATTGAAGGTCCTTCTGTAAAGGGGCCTAAGATATCAATGCCAACAGTTGACATTTCTGTACCAAAAATGAAACACCCAGAGGCAGATCTGGATATTGAAG GTCCTTCTGTAAAAGGCCCAAAGATAGCCATGCCAACAGTTGACATTTCCTTACCAAAAATGAAACACCCAGAGGCACATCTGGATATTGAAGGTCCTTCTGTAAAGGGCCCTAAGATAGCCATGCCAACAGTTGACATTTCTGTACCAAAAATGAAACATCCAGAAGTAGACCTGAATATTGAAGGTCCTTCTGTTAAGGGTCCTAAGATATCAATGCCAAAATTTGACATTTCCTTACCAAAAATGAAACACCCAGAGGCAGATCTGGATATCGAAGGTCCTTCTGTAAAGGGTCCTAAGATAGCCATGCCAACAGTTGACATTTCCTTACCAAAAATGAAACACCCAGAGGCAGGTCTGGATATTGATGATCTATCTGTAAAAGGCCCTAAAATATCCATGCCAAAATTTGATATTTCCTTACCAAAAATGAAACACCCAGAAACAGATCTGGATATTGAAGGTCCTTCTGTAAAGGGGCCAAAGATAGCCATGCCAACAGTTGACATTTCCTTACCAAAAATGAAACACCCAGAGGCAGATCTGGATATTGAAGGTCCTTCTGTAAAGGGTCCTAAGATAGCCATGCCAACAGTTGACATATCCTTACCAAAAATGAAACACCCAGAGGCAGATCTGGATATTGAAGGTCCTTCTGTAAAGGGTCCTAAGATATCAATGCCAAAATTTGACATTTCATTACCAAAAATGAAACACCCAGAGGCAGATCTGAATATTGAAG GTCCTTCTGTAAAGGGTCCTAAGATATCAATGCCAAAATTTGACATTTCATTACCAAAAATGAAACACCCAGAGGCAGATCTGAATATTGAAGGTCCTTCTGTAAAGGGCCCTAAGATAGCCATGCCAACAGTTGACATTTCCCTTCCCAAAATGAAACATCCGGAAGCAGATCTGAATATTGAAGGTCCTTCTCTAAAGGGGCCTAAGATATCAATGCCAACAGTTGATATTTCCTTACCAAAGATGCAACATCCAGAGGCAGACCTGGATATCAAAGGTCCTTCACTAAAAGGTCCTAAGATATCAATGCCAACAGTTAATATTTCCCTTCCCAAAATGAAACACCCCGAAGTAGATCTGGATATACAAGATCCTTCACTAAAAGGGCCTAAGATAACCATGCCAGAAGTTGACATTTCCCTACCCAAAATGAAACACCCTGAAGTAGACCTGAATGCTGAGGGTCCTTCTGTAAAGGGGCCTAAGATAGTGATGCCAACAGTTGACATTTCCCTTCCAACAATAAAGCCTTCAGACACAGAACTAGATATTGAGGGACCTTCTTTAAAAGGACCCAAAATAGGCATTCCAAAAGTTGACATCTCCCTTCCAAAACGAAAGTCAGCTGAAATAGGTGTGTCAGTGCCTGAAGGAGACACCAATCTCAGCATGCCATCAATGAAAATTCCAACCATTGACATCAACATGCCTAAAATAGATCTTGATTTAagtatttcaaagaccatggaaGGTGCAAGCATGGAGTTGCCTGAATCTACTACTGGTAGAAACTTCGAAGGACCTGACATCCATCTCAAAATGCCTAAAATTTCTTTGCCAACATTTGGAGTCAAAGATAATGCTGAAGCAGAGTGTAAAGGTGATGTGAAACTCCCAAAAGCAAAAGTTGATAAGAAGGCTTCTGAGTTTGAAGGTAGTAAACCAAAGCTACCTACAATTAAGGTTCCTGGACTTGATATCTCTGTACCAGAAGTGCCTGATGTGGATATCAATATTAAAGCACCAAAGAGTAAGAGTGATTATACTGTTGAAGGAGACATCAGTGGAAAACAACATGATTTCAACATCAAGGGTCCCAATGTTAAGATTGAAATGCCTAAACTTCCAAAATTCAAGAAGGATAAAAGTAATGTGGAAGTTCAACCACCTCATGTTGATATTGAAAGCGGTGATGCCAAAATGAAAGGACTTAAAATTAAGATGCCCAAATTtggcctttcctttcccaagggTAAACTAAAAGAAGGTGAAGTTGACGTTTCAGGACAGATGAAGGCCAGTGGGAAGATGCCAGAAGGGAAGATTAAATTCCCAAAAGAAAAGCATTCAATGGAAATGCCTGATGTGAATACAGATACCACCGATGGAAAGATAAAGCTTCCATCAGTGGCATTGCCGTCTGTTGATATCTCAGCTCCAAAGATGGACATTGACTTCAGCTTACCTAAAGGTAAAAGGGGTGACAAGGAGCAAGTAGGGCTGTTAAAGGGAGAAGATGAGAGACTTTCTTCTGGAGCCAGTTTTGATGTCCCAGATGTATCGCTGAAAATACCCAAGTTTACACTCCCGAAATTTGCgggcaaagtaaaaacagataatgTTGAACTGGACAGCAAGCATCTCAAAGCTGATATACAGCCTAGCCCTGCAAAGGTAGATATAGAAGGCAAATTTCCTTCAGTAGAATTTGATGTTGATGGCAAACCGAAAGAAAAAGATATGAAGATAAAAATGCCTAAAATGAAAATTCCTACTTTTGGTATTACAAAGAAGGATGAGGATGTAACTGTGATCACCCCAGATGTTGATACaaagattaaaaaaggaaaagtgcAAATGAAAAGCCCCACTATTGAACTTGAAGGCCCAGAGGGGAAAGTTAAATCACCAAAAATCAAATTCCCCAAATTTAAAATTTCATCACCAAAGACAAAACTGCCTGATGCCGAGGTTAAGATTGGTACTGAGAAAGGAGTTAAAGAGGGTGTTCAAACTCCAGATGTAACGATTGACATGCCTAAGATTTCAATGCCAAAATTTGGAACCAAAGATGGAAAAATGAATGTTGATGTCAGTGTACCTGAGGAAGGAAAACTTAAAATGCCATCTCTTGAAATTTCCCTCCCTACAGTTTCACATAAAGAGGGTGAGGTGCTGCTGCCAAAGGCAGAGGTTGATGTATCTGAAGCAGACATTAAAGGATATGAAGGTGATCTTAAAATCCCTAAAATGCCAAGTCTTGACATCTCTGCCCCCAAGTTTGAACTTGATATAAGTTTGCCTAAAGTTAAAGATGACTCTGCCTTAGATCCTAAGCTAGATATTAAAGCCAAGAAAGAAGGTGATCTTGATGGAACTGATTGGAAATTAAAAATGCCTCAAGTCGACTTACCTAAATTTGGCCACAAAGAAAAGAATATCAATCTGGAGCTTGACATTCCTGCAGGTAAAGCTGATGCTAAAATTGCTAAGCCTGAAATTTCCATATCAAAAGCAAGCGTAGATGTTCCTGACTTTGAAATGCAAGGCGCGGAAGGCAGGATTAAGATGCCAAAAATTAAAATGCCTAAAGTGGATATTTCTTTGCCCAAGGGGGATGGTGTTACAGAGAGTGAAGATAAGATTACAAGACCTGAGTTTGAAGATCCTGCTGCGGACGGCAAGATAAAGTTGCCTTCATTTGGAAAACTCTCCGCTCCTACGGTAAAAGCACCTGAACTGGACTTTGAACTCAGCTTGAGAAAACCTAAACATGAAACAGAAATAGAAGGTAACTGGAAAGGGAGAAAGGGGGCTGAAACTGACTTGGGTGTTACTTCAGAAAAATCAGAGTATTATATCAAGATGCCCAAAATGAAAATGCCAGAACTATCCATTTCTGGTCCACAGATCAAAGGTAGTGATCTTGAAATTGATGTGGGACTGTCAAAGTTGGACACCGGAAAAGAGAAGATTAAGGGGGACTTACCCAAAATACAAGGAAGTCCAGGTGTCACAATTAAGGCCCCAAAGATCAAAGCCCCAAAAGTAGATGCAGATGTGAAGGCACCAGAGGCTGATATTGAAGGAACAAGtggaaaatttaaaatgaaaattccaAAGTTTGGTTTATCCACAACAAAAGATGAGGGTGAAGTTAATGTAGACTTGCAGCAGGAGACCAAGTTTAAGGTTCCAGATGTGGGATTTAGTGTGACAAAAGATGGAGACCACAGCACCAATATTGACCTTTCCCTTCCTAAGGACAGTAAAGTCAAAGGTCCTAAAAAGGAAGGTAAGCTTGAAGTTGATTTGCCATCTGTCGAACTGGACATCCCAGAAGGTGGTATCAAGGTGCCCAAATTAAAGATTCCTAAAATTGGCGTGATGACATCCAAAGAGATGTTAGAAGGAGAAGTTGCTTTTGTGTCAGActcagaagaagcagaagaaaaagCAAAGAAGCATCATTTCAAATTTCCCAATGTAGAAATTTCAAGCTCTAAACCTAAAGGGTATGCAGAAGTAGATGTCAAAACTTCTGGGAGAGATATGGACCTTGAAGGGCAAACAGATGGACTAAAGTTAAAAATGCCCAAAATCACAGTACCCTCTGTCGGTTTTTCAGATTCAAAAGACCAGCACTATTCAACAGAACTGATCACCCCAGATTCTGATGCAGACATCAAAATTCCAAAAATTGACATTAAGGTTCCAAAAATTGACATTAATATTCCAAAGGTCGAAATTAAAGCCCCGGCCGTCAATGTAAAGGCCCCAGAAGAGGAATCATTGGAGATGGATGAGGAACATAAGTCCAAAGTTAAACTACCAGAGTTTGGAATTGCACTTCCTTCTGTCACACGGTTAGAAACTGAAACATCAGACGTAAAGTTAAAAGTCAAAGGACcacaaatcaaagttaaaaatgcTGAAGCGATTTCCAAATCACCACAGTCTGATGGGGATGCTGAAGGGCCAAAGATGCCAAAAGTaaaaaaagctgtttttgctTTTCCAAGGTTTAATGGGGCAGATGCGTCATTGAGTCATTCTCAAGGAGAAGTGAATCTGGGGGCTGGAGAAACTAAAACCAGAGTtcccaaaatcaaaatgaaacccACCTTTGGAAAGTTGCGTTCCAAAACAAAAGGGGCAGAAGTGAATGGGGATGCAGAAGAAATAGATGGAGAGGAAGACGAAAAacataaaactggaaaaatgaagaTTCCAAAAGTCACACTTGCAGTCTCTGCGAAGACAAGTGATGGGGCGGGATATCATGTGAATGGACAAAGTGACCCTGCTTCAACGAATGCATCTCAGCAAGACAAGAGTAAATTTGGGAAGATGAAGATTCCCAAAATTGAATTTTCCTCACCCTATTCCAAGGGGGCAGTAGATGAAGGGGAGGCTGAAATGAACATGAAGCTGGTCAAGGAAGAGGAAGCATCAATGTCAAATGGAGACAGTAAGGGCTTAAAATTTAAATCtccaaaaatcacattttcaggctttaaaaagaaaactggcAAAGAAGAGATTGAAAAGCCAGTGTCTTCCAGTGCCAGGACTGAAATGGCCTGTCTAGAATCTGGGGATAAACCCATCTCACAGTCTCCCAAGCCCAAAGTTTCCATAGGTTTGTTTTCCAGCAAATCCAGAGGAGAATACACTGTGGAACAAAGAACCAATGGTCAGGAGGCCCAAGAAGAAAGTGGCAAACATCATCTGGAAGGTAGAGGAGACAAGTCCCCCAAGTTTAAGCTCCCGAAATTCTCCCTCAGCCCCAAATCAAAAGGGGTCCTGGTGATAACCCCTGAGAGTTCCCCAAAGGCAAGCCAACGTTCCTCACAACAAAAGGAAGGGGAAGAATCATCTTCTGGTTTTAAAATCCAGATGCCAAGGGTGGGATTTAAGTCCCGTCAAGACGAGCACACATCGGAGGAGCGGATAATCATGGATGATGAGGATGAAAGTGTGATCATCGTGTCTAAGACATCTAAACACACAATAACAGAATCAGTGACTGAAAAATCCACCACCATTTAA